In Cryptomeria japonica chromosome 10, Sugi_1.0, whole genome shotgun sequence, a genomic segment contains:
- the LOC131039255 gene encoding G-type lectin S-receptor-like serine/threonine-protein kinase At2g19130, whose amino-acid sequence MVIKKAMKYLLLAISMIIAVNNCISLGLGGGDTLLPGDLLAGNQAITSKNGTFALGFFSPKGTNNWYIGIWYARMSPKTIVWVANRDKPVRSMPGVLKFSSHARLGLFDREGRSVWSPDPVLKGSRAIISESGNFIMLGDGQNKSEIVWESFTHPGDTWLPGMKMWKGMKLTSWKSSVDPATGLFSMGMDISPGKTQMLMVYNNSNPYWYSGEWTGNSFANAPEAYIPNKFVVSCVTVSPSSIYVSYSIFPSVHILTGKLQVDEKGHIGLYFGMDDCTWSQVRSSYGGQCNKYDICGPYGLCNGNDTCGCIEGFTPKNYTQDVFSSGCARRKPLHCSVTAGTTDGFLESKNRYLPKEKAVSYNNESTLQGCRTACLKNCSCTAFVFFISDLPICRMWFSELFKMGVSSDSQSVFIRLAASELPLLTSERRRKAPALHILLPAAAASSSLLGIVLAAFILWKRRRLWKKSAEEDVPTSLKAFTYKELRIATENFKHKLGSGAFGSVFKGSRRLPVYAYMPNGSLNSSLFYEEGEAGKVLDWKTRFEIALGTARGLVYLHEECKDRIIHCDIKPENILLDGDFSPQIADFGLAKLVGRDFSRVLTTTRGTRGYLAPEWISALPITSKVDVYSFGMTFLEILSGRRNLDLKVEESRLYFPTWASSQIGRGNIIGVVDVRIASEANIEELRRAAVVATLCIQDDEDRRPSMGEVVRILEGTIEAPAPEIPRSLQVLVDQVEDRDTA is encoded by the exons ATGGTTATCAAAAAGGCGATGAAGTATTTACTCCTGGCAATTTCTATGATTATTGCAGTGAATAATTGCATTTCATTAGGATTAGGTGGTGGGGATACGCTTCTACCGGGGGACTTGCTGGCTGGAAATCAGGCCATAACGTCAAAGAATGGCACGTTTGCATTGGGATTTTTCAGTCCGAAAGGAACGAATAACTGGTACATTGGCATCTGGTACGCACGAATGTCTCCGAAGACCATAGTTTGGGTGGCAAACAGAGATAAACCTGTCAGAAGCATGCCTGGCGTCCTGAAATTTTCAAGCCACGCTCGTCTCGGACTGTTTGATAGAGAGGGCCGGTCAGTGTGGTCGCCTGATCCTGTTCTGAAAGGATCGCGGGCAATTATAAGCGAATCTGGTAATTTCATCATGCTGGGTGATGGGCAAAACAAGTCCGAGATTGTTTGGGAGAGTTTCACTCATCCGGGAGATACATGGTTGCCTGGCATGAAGATGTGGAAAGGCATGAAGTTAACTTCGTGGAAGAGCTCTGTGGATCCTGCAACTGGGCTTTTCTCTATGGGAATGGACATCTCTCCAGGAAAGACGCAGATGTTGATGGTCTATAACAACAGTAATCCATATTGGTACAGTGGAGAATGGACTGGCAATTCCTTTGCCAACGCTCCAGAGGCGTATATTCCTAACAAATTCGTAGTATCCTGTGTGACGGTTTCTCCTTCAAGCATATACGTTAGTTATAGCATATTCCCGTCAGTACACATCCTGACAGGGAAGTTGCAGGTAGATGAGAAGGGCCACATAGGTCTTTACTTCGGGATGGATGATTGTACCTGGAGTCAGGTACGGTCGTCATACGGAGGTCAGTGCAATAAGTATGATATCTGCGGGCCGTATGGACTGTGTAATGGGAATGATACGTGTGGTTGTATTGAGGGTTTCACACCCAAGAATTACACTCAAGATGTCTTTTCAAGTGGGTGTGCTCGGCGAAAACCCCTGCACTGCTCTGTCACAGCGGGCACCACCGACGGCTTCTTGGAATCCAAGAACCGATACTTGCCCAAAGAAAAAGCTGTCTCATACAACAACGAGTCAACACTGCAAGGCTGCAGGACTGCTTGTCTCAAAAATTGCTCCTGTACAGCTTTCGTTTTCTTTATTTCTGATCTACCTATCTGCAGAATGTGGTTTAGTGAACTTTTCAAAATGGGCGTTTCATCTGACAGCCAATCTGTCTTCATTAGGCTGGCTGCTTCTGAGTTGCCGCTCTTGACATCAGAGAGGCGGAGGAAAGCCCCTGCACTTCACATTTTACTTCCTGCTGCCGCGgcttcctcttctcttttaggTATCGTCTTGGCCGCATTTATTCTCTGGAAACGTCGAAGACTGTGGAAGAAGAGCGCGGAAGAGGATGTGCCGACCTCTCTCAAAGCGTTCACTTACAAAGAGCTGCGAATTGCAACCGAAAATTTCAAGCATAAGCTGGGAAGCGGTGCATTCGGCTCTGTGTTCAAAG GCTCTCGAAGGCTACCGGTGTATGCCTACATGCCCAATGGCTCTCTaaattcttctcttttctatgaagaGGGAGAAGCAGGTAAGGTGTTAGATTGGAAGACCCGTTTTGAGATCGCACTGGGCACTGCACGAGGATTAGTTTATCTCCACGAGGAATGCAAGGATCGTATCATTCACTGTGATATAAAGCCTGAAAACATTCTTTTGGACGGTGACTTCAGCCCGCAGATAGCTGATTTTGGTTTGGCAAAGTTGGTGGGCAGAGATTTCAGTCGTGTATTGACGACCACAAGAGGAACTCGAGGGTACTTGGCCCCCGAGTGGATCTCCGCCCTTCCTATCACTTCCAAGGTGGACGTATACAGTTTTGGCATGACGTTCCTGGAAATTTTATCGGGTCGCAGAAATCTGGACTTGAAGGTGGAGGAGAGCAGATTGTACTTTCCTACCTGGGCTTCATCACAAATTGGGAGAGGAAACATAATAGGTGTTGTGGATGTAAGAATAGCTAGCGAGGCGAATATCGAAGAGTTGAGAAGAGCCGCGGTGGTGGCGACGCTGTgcattcaagatgatgaagataggAGGCCAAGCATGGGTGAAGTGGTGAGAATATTAGAGGGGACGATCGAGGCTCCTGCGCCAGAAATTCCGAGGTCCCTACAGGTGCTGGTAGATCAAGTAGAAGACAGGGACACTGCTTAA